From a single Parambassis ranga chromosome 2, fParRan2.1, whole genome shotgun sequence genomic region:
- the LOC114445571 gene encoding matrix metalloproteinase-2 — protein sequence MIHVKRFQGIPMSKSMRSLCKEEDYAFLGMSESKREGPEATASLEDDWRHKKEERVRWQLEREQQEKDRQRELEERKKEKEEQWRAHVAELTSTQEKTLQDRLTRLRRFREFQRKVLEEEGMIAGLTVDQLLTRM from the exons ATGATTCATGTGAAGAGGTTTCAAGGCATTCCTATGTCAAAG TCAATGAGAAGTTTGTGCAAAGAGGAGGACTATGCATTCCTAGGAATGTCAGAAAGCAAAAGAGAAGGGCCAGAAGCAACAGCTTCTTTGGAGGACGACTGGAGACACAAAAAGGAAGAGAGG GTCCGATGGCaactggagagagagcagcaggaaaaagacagacaaCGAGAactagaggagagaaagaag gagaaagaggagcagtGGCGCGCTCATGTTGCAGAACTGACCTCCACCCAGGAGAAGACTCTGCAGGACAGACTAACAAGACTCCGCAGGTTCAGG GAGTTCCAAAGAAAGGTGTTGGAAGAAGAGGGAATGATAGCTGGACTCACAGTTGACCAACTCCTCACCAGGATGTAG